In a genomic window of Telopea speciosissima isolate NSW1024214 ecotype Mountain lineage chromosome 5, Tspe_v1, whole genome shotgun sequence:
- the LOC122661793 gene encoding uncharacterized protein LOC122661793, translated as MSWSSSDDFFVSSKLEVFAVDLFSEPLELTRCKAVVYDGPKGDDFKRFLRSKNFRVNRQGKAIVRVQKRDDDGEFLEGEYDTFVLETVVPLGPFAFQNVPLSKPQVVNELQSLLDNTKAELAKKNDELNEMQSLLDNTKAELAKKNDALNELQSLLDNTKDELAKKNDALNELMKQKIDQDWNPEQFD; from the coding sequence ATGAGTTGGTCGTCGAGTGATGATTTTTTTGTGAGCTCAAAGTTAGAGGTTTTCGCGGTTGACCTCTTTTCCGAACCATTAGAATTGACACGGTGCAAAGCTGTCGTCTATGATGGGCCGAAGGGTGATGATTTCAAGAGGTTCTTGCGGTCTAAGAACTTTCGAGTAAACCGTCAGGGAAAAGCTATTGTACGTGTCCAAAAGCGTGACGACGATGGTGAATTCCTTGAAGGTGAGTATGATACCTTCGTTCTAGAAACTGTGGTACCATTAGGCCCTTTTGCTTTCCAGAATGTACCGTTATCGAAGCCACAAGTAGTGAACGAATTGCAAAGCCTCCTAGACAATACCAAGGCTGAGTTGgcaaagaagaatgatgagcttAATGAAATGCAAAGCCTCCTGGATAATACGAAGGCAGAGTTGGCAAAGAAAAATGATGCACTTAATGAATTGCAAAGCCTCTTGGACAATACCAAAGATGAATTAGCGAAGAAGAATGATGCTCTTAATGAATTAATGAAGCAGAAGATTGATCAAGACTGGAATCCTGAACA